The Plectropomus leopardus isolate mb unplaced genomic scaffold, YSFRI_Pleo_2.0 unplaced_scaffold23271, whole genome shotgun sequence DNA window TATATACATGATATTTTTCCTAGTcatttgacaattttttaaaattttttccCTGCTTTgcgttttttaaattactgattGTCTTTTATCCctgtgcttttgaaagaaatttgctgtggtttcaaagggttaaagaatgtgaaaatgttctgggagaaactcaaaatacaaatattaacctgaaaatgagcagaatgTGAGACTTTTGAGCTAACAAATCTTTGCTGATGTCTTTGGTGTCTATGAGAGTGAAGGTGGAAGAGTTCCTGTTTTTGCTGATGACTGAACTGAACTCTGGACGTCCTCTCACCCTGTGTCCTGAATATCCCGGGTCTCCGGGACCGCCTGGTCCTCCCGGCCTGCCCGAGTCCCCCTGGATGGAtcacatcagaaataaaaagtcacagatgaagcacaaacaaaatcatttaagaaaaagaaataaaaaatgcaggcATGTTGTCGCTCACCCCTCGACCTTGGTTCCCTTTCCGTCCTGGATATCCTTTGGCTCCGCTCAGACCGTCCTCACCCTGAACATACAACAAAACTGCTCGCTCAGGTCTCGACAGTTTGGACTGCTTCCTAATTTTCACGATT harbors:
- the LOC121966144 gene encoding complement C1q subcomponent subunit C-like produces the protein MPGEDGRDGHGPQGPKGVKGDPGFPGYPGLPGEDGLSGAKGYPGRKGNQGRGGDSGRPGGPGGPGDPGYSGHRVRGRPEFSSVISKNRNSSTFTLIDTKDISKD